The Agrobacterium tumefaciens genomic interval GCCTGTTGCTATTACTCAAGCCTTGAAATCAGGAGACATTAGGCGGGCTCATGACTCCTGGCAAACTTGGCTGAACCGTTTCGGGAGGGAGTCCTTCTCTTCAGCGATAGAGAGGATCTTTCTGGGCACGCATCCTCCTGGTGGTGAAACATGGAGTTTCCCTCATGATTGGGACCTATTCAAGCTAATGGGAATAGGATCTGGCGGGTTTGGTCCAGTTTTTGAAAGCGGGTTTATTGAGATCCTTCGCTTGGTCATAAACGGATATGAAGAAAATCAGCGGATGTGCTCTGAAGGAATCTCAGAACTTCCACGTCGAATAGCCACTCAAGTGGTTAACGGTGTGTCTGTAAGCCAGCGTATACGCCATGTTCAAGTCAGGGCGATTGAGAAGGAAAAGACAAAAATAAAGATAAGGCTTAAGAGCGGGATATCTGAACTTTATGATAAGGTGGTGGTTACATCTGGACTCGCAAATATCCAACTCAGGCATTGTCTGACATGCGATACCACCATTTTTCGTGCACCAGTGAACCAAGCGGTTGATAACAGCCATATGACAGGCTCGTCAAAACTCTTCCTGCTGACTGAACGAAAATTTTGGTTAGACCATATCCTCCCGTCCTGTGTCCTCATGGACGGGATCGCAAAAGCAGTGTACTGCCTGGACTATGAGCCGCAGGATCCGAATGGTAAAGGTCTGGTGCTCATCAGTTATACATGGGAGGACGACTCCCACAAGCTGTTGGCGGTTCCCGACAAAAAAGAGCGATTCTGTCTGCTGCGGGACGCAATTTCGAGATCTTTCCCGGAGTTTGCCCAGCATCTAGTTCCCGCCTGCGCTGATTACGACCAAAATGTTGTTCAACATGATTGGCTTACAGACGAGAATGCCGGGGGAGCTTTCAAACTCAACCGGCGTGGCGAGGATTTTTATTCTGAAGAACTTTTCTTTCAAGCGCTGGACATGACTAATGATACCGGAGTTTACTTGGCGGGTTGCAGTTGTTCCTTCACCGGTGGATGGGTGGAGGGCGCTATTCAGACCGCGTGTAACGCCGTCTGTGCAATTATCCACAATTGTGGAGGTATTTTGGCAAAGGACAATCCTCTCGAACACTCTTGGAAGAGATATAACTACCGCAATAGAAATTAATCTACGGATCCTGTTACAAGTATTGCACGTTTTATAAATTGCATATTAATGCAATCTTGATTTTCAACAACGAAGGTAATGGCGTAAAAGAAAAAATGTATGTTATTGTATTGATCTTTCATGATGTTGAAGCGTGCCATAATATGATGATGAATAATTAAAATATTAACTGTCGCATTTATTGAAATGGCACTGTTATTTCAACCATATCTTTGATTCTGTTACAATGACAACGACTGCAAGAAGTAAATAATAGACGCCGTTGTTAAAGAATTGCTATCATATGTGCCTAACTAGAGGGAAATTTACGTCAATTGTGAAATAGTCGCCCTTATTTTGACGTCTCACCTAATCAAATATTACAAAAGATCTCACTCTGTCGCCAGCAATGGTGTAATCAGCGCAGACAAATGGCAGTAAAGCGCGGAAAAACGTCCCCGAGTGGCATGAATAGCTGCCTCTGTATTGCTGATTTAGTCAGCCTTATTTGACTTAAGGGTGCCCTCGTTAGTGACAAATTGCTTTCAAGGAGACAGCCATGCCCCACACTTTGTTGAAAAACAAATTGCCCTTTGGGGAGACGGTAAAGCCAGTTGCTCTTCAATAAGGAATCTCGAGGAGGCAATATAACCGCCTCTGGTAGTACACTTCTCTAATCCAAAAATCAATTTGTATTCAAGATACCGCAAAAAACTTATGGATCTGCGTCTAATTTTCGGTCCAACTTGCACAGGAAAGACGTCGACCGCGGTAGCTCTTGCCCAGCAGACTGGGCTTCCAGTCCTTTCGCTCGATCGGGTCCAATGTTGTCCTCAGCTGTCAACCGGAAGCGGACGACCAACAGTGGAAGAACTGAAAGGAACGAGCCGTCTATACCTTGATGATCGGCCTCTGGTGAAGGGTATCATCGCAGCCAAGCAAGCTCATGAAAGGCTGATGGGGGAGGTGTATAATTATGAGGCCCACGGCGGGCTTATTCTTGAGGGAGGATCTATCTCGTTGCTCAAGTGCATGGCGCAAAGCAGTTATTGGAGTGCGGATTTTCGTTGGCATATTATTCGCCACGAGTTAGCAGACGAGGAGACCTTCATGAAAGTGGCCAAGGCCAGAGTTAAGCAGATGTTACGCCCCGCTGCAGGCCTTTCTATTATCCAAGAGTTGGTTGATCTTTGGAAAGAGCCTCGGCTGAGGCCCATACTGAAAGAGATCGATGGATATCGATATGCCATGTTGTTTGCTAGCCAGAACCAGATCACATCCGATATGCTATTGCAGCTTGACGCAGATATGGAGGATAAGTTGATTCATGGGATCGCTCAGGAGTATCTCATCCATGCACGCCGACAAGAACAGAAATTCCCTCGAGTTAACGCAGCCGCTTACGACGGATTCGAAGGTCATCCATTCGGAATGTATTAGTTTGCACCAGCTCCGCGTCACACCTGTCTTCATTTGAATAAGATGTTCGCAATTGTTTTTAGCTTTGTCTTGTTGTGGCAGGGCGGCAAGTGCTTCAGACATCATCCTGTTTTCAAAATTTATGCTGGCGAACAGCTTCTTAATTCCTTTGGAAATACTAGACTGCGTCTTAAAATTACGATGTCTGGATATAGATATGATTGTAAAATAACCTATTTAAGTGTTCATTTAGAACATAAGTTTTATGAATGTTCTTCCATTTTCGTCATCGAACGAATAAGAGTAAATACACCTTTTTTAACATTATAAATAAGTTCTTATACGTTGTTTATACACCGGGAATCATTTCCATTATTCGCGCAAAAAGTCACGGATATTCGTGAAAGCGACAAAAACTGCGAAATTTGCGGGGAGTGTCTTCAGTTTGCCTATTAATATTTAGTTTGACACTAATTGTTACCATTGCAGCCAAGCTCAGCTGTTTCTTTTCTTAAAAACGCAGGATCGAAAGAGCATGACTCGGCAAGGTTGGCTTGTACCATGCCTTTCTCATGGCAAAGATGATCAACTGCAGGATGAACTCTCGGAGCTTTCAAAAGCTTATCGAAAAAAGTTCCAAACCGATCTGCACACTAAGTCTGGCGACATCATCGATCCTAGCGGGGAATTTCTGTACGTCTATCTCGATGAAGAGAATTATCGGATATGCCGGCAAAGCATGGTTCTAGTTTCAAATGCTCCTGATGGATTGATTGCCACGACGTTGGAGCCCTATTCTGACAGTTATACATTCCGGCAGGTGAGGGAGCAACTGCAAGCCTTCAGCGGAGACGGTGGTCGGATCAACTACAGCAGAAATGAACACTCGTCCTCGTACTTTCTAACAATTCAGGCCAGCAACGAGTTCAAGCACGTAGGAGCCGTCCGGAACACACTTGGTCAAAGCAAGGACATTTGGAAAAGGAGAATGCCAGACGCCAGCCAACCGTTGGATTATCACTTGATCGCTGTGGGCTGTTCAGCTTTCCTCCCTGAGGCTGCTCTTGATGACGTGGAGTCAGATGGTGCTGTCTAGTTTTAATGGCGCCGGGTTTCGAAGTCTATGTCATTCTAGTAGTTGCATCATAGAGGTGCTTATAAAATCTATTATTATGTCAAGGTGTGTCTGAGAACCTCGTTGTATTAAGTATTAAAGGAATAAGGCAATAGTATTGAACTTGTAGTTCTTGTCATATTCAATCGAACCCGGTAAAACTTAGAGATAATTATATTCTTATTTAAGAGTAATGATGTTAAGTTGTTCATTGAATTAATTTAAATCACAATCTCACGGTATGGTTAGAAATAGACGCCCGTTAGATTGTTACCAGGCTAGATTCGAAAACTGCAAGAAACACCCATGATGGGTGGTGATGTTTTCCGAAAAAATTCCCTGCTTTTAGACGAAGATAACGTATTTATTTCGTTACTAGATGACATTGGAAACACGAAAAATAACAGAGATCCAAAGCACACTCTCATAGATTATGCGACTTTATTAGGAGTCGTCGACGGGAATTATGCCGAAAGATGGCATGACCCTAAAGCAATGATCGGATAATTGATAAGGTTACCTGTCTGAGAATCTCTTGTTTCCGCTCCGGCAGTCTCGTCTTCATCGTCCATCTCATCGTCGCCACCTCCCCCTTCCTCGGTGTAATTTCCGCCCCGGGCATAGAAAACACACGACTATCTAAAGGTTCCCTTTAATCTCACACGCGATAATAGCTATGGGTTCAACACATCTTCAGGTATAAGGCTCCCCATTTTGCGGTCAGATGCTCCGGAGAAAGTTCACCCATGCCCAATTTCTCCAGAGTTATGCCTGTCTCGTTGAAGTCTTCATTCGCGAGCTCAGAGGCATTGTCGAGGACCCAATCAATTGCACTGGTGTCGATGTCGAACATCAGGGCTAGTTCCTTGAAAAGAGGCAGGATGCGACAGTCTTCCGTGAGGTATCGGTGCTTCATGTCCTTCGGCACCCCTTTCGTGGCATTGTGCGACGGGGAGTTGCAAGCAAATGATTCAAGATCCGGCTCGTTCATCCCGTACCAGCGGTTGTCGAGATCAATGGTACGCAGAACCTGAAAACCGAAACGTTCCACGATTTTAATTCTGACCTCATCGAGTAATTCCATTTTATCGCAAACCTCTTTTGTCATTCCACCCTTGTAGAAATAGAAATCCTCCTGATTTCTGATCCTGTCGGCGTTCATGATGACGGTAGCAGGGTGGAATATAACGTTGGTGTTCAGAAGGGCTACATCAAGAATATTGGCGCGCCACTCAACACCCCGGGGAAACAAGGAGCTAACCTCGTCACGAGTCTCTTCAGAGAGGGGATTGAGCGACGCTATTTCAATTATATTTTTTATCGCTTTTACATAGATAGCCCCGTCCTCCCATCTGCAGCCATATGGTGCTGTGGAGGCCTCGATGGTTGCAGCAGTTGCAATAGGGTTTCCTAACAGGCTCGACATGTGCCCGGGCAACCAGAAGAGCAGTTTCTCGGTTAGGTCATAGTGATTCAGATAAGAGCTCAGTTCTTCACGCGCTCCCGCTTTTGAAGGAATGGTTACAAATACAGATCGAGCGCTTTTGAGTGCAGCACCAAGGTCACTGTGTACTGTAGGCCAGAAATGCCCAGAAACAGCGCCCTTGGCTTTCAGCCCTTGATCGCGGAGGTTGGCGCTGTTGCCGGAGTGATGAGGATGTGTCCACAACGAGACTTCGCGGTCTCGATTGCAAAGGTCAGCAGTTAAAGCACAGCCCAAGGTGCCAGCACCGATGATGAGTACAGCCATTTGGTGAAAATATTGGCAATTGTTGTGTTTGATCGTTTTTGATGATGGGATACTTCGACAACCAAAGCCAACTTCTTATTTATAAATCGTGAGGTGCGACTACGGTTCGATCTGCAAAGTCAGGAATGGCTGCCAACTGACGCTAAAAGTCTAGGAGCATGGGCCTCAACCTTTGAAAATTGAGGTGAGCTTATCTTCAAATGTCGCAGAATGACGGGTGCATTTGTTTTATCAGGAAATCTTCAATTTTTGTGGTCCCGACCAAGCTTTAATTTTCTTTCGTGGGTCCGCGTATGTTTGTCGTACGTGGAAAAACTGCATCGGAAGAAACTCCAGTGATATAAGGAAAGATGTATGATGCCAATGAATTTGCCCCTATTGTCTAGCTTCATGATGGCCAGGTGACAGGATATATCAAGCTGTAGCGTACGTCTGTGCATTTGTACGTCCATATGGTCGGTTATTCCTCTCTGGGTGAACTCGTTAATATGAACGCAATGTGCATTTGCGTTAGAAACTACGTGTAGCTCGTTTGAGCAATTTTGCCTTTGGCGTTGTATCCGTTCGGAACCAGACACTGCACTGCCGCCATGGTGTCGAAATCCAGCTCTCCGAGTAAGTTGTTATCGCCGGAAAGGGACCGCCCATAACAAGCATTCAGAATTTCAACGCCGCTTCGGTGCAAGGGAACGTCAACATCCGCGAGTTCTGCAAGTTGAATCGCAGGAACAAGACCAAATGGAACATCCTCGAGGACATACCTTGTTTCAGTGTCTGCCGGTCCCAAAGGGTCGTTACCGCGTTCCACAAGAATGGCAGAGGCCTCCGCGACACTGTCAGCCGTGATCCCGAAAGATTTGGCGAAATGATCAAGAATAGACGGGACCAACTTTCCATAGGCCGACGCAATTGCGAGACGTTCCCTATCAATGGCCTCCACGAGCCTGCCAACGGTGGGCGTTACGTTGGTTCTCTGGCCCCAGCTTTCTTTTCGCTCGATACGAGTGAGATTGCATAATGCCGTTGCGAGATGGCTTTCAGGATTGGTGTTGCTAAGAACGATTGTGAGAATGTCGTCCTTGACGGCGAAGCGGTCGCCGAACAGTTGTGCACATGTCTCCTGAGAGGAGACGGAGCAAGATACTGGGACCGCCGCGATGTCGACTTTACCTCTTATCGCCCCGATTTTAACCTCGGTCGGAGACTGGGCTTTCGATGTCAAAACGGTGGTGTTCCAGACGACGATCGGGATCACAGTTCCACGTTCCGCCAGTTTCTTCGACAGATAAAGGGCTGAAAACGATAGGTGTGCACTGATTATGATTGTGTGTCGTTGCTCCAGGTGAGGGATCAGGCTGTCTAGAACGAAGCGATGGCCGTAAGCAGGTAGGGCCAACACAATGACGTCGCCCTCCGCCAAGTCTTTTGCATTCCGGCAAACGCCTGGATGAAATTCTCCGGTAATCACACCGGTGACCTTTAACGGGGCACCCTCGACAAGCGCTTTCGTCCGTTGGCCGGACGGAGACCAGACGCTGACGTCGTGGCCGCGCTGCAGCAGAAAGGCTGCATATCCCATTGCGATTGCGCCTGCCCCTGCTATTGTTGCCTTCATTGGCGATGGCCTTTCAAAAAGAGGCCGACCACGAGATGTCGCGGTCGGTGTAGGTTTATGATTTTCGTGATGTTGCGCCCTGTCGTGGGCGTGCGGTGCATCAGTTTGTCTCATCCATCCTGACTAGATGCCCTTCCGAAACTTCACGGTACTGTCTTGCAGGGGGCTCATAGCCAATCGGCCGGACCGGGCTTTTCAGTTCGTCGCTTGCGATGCCCCGCCGGATCCTGCGTCGCGCAGGATCCGGCACAGGTACCGCCGCCATAAGCTTCTTGGTGTACGGATGCTGGGGATTTTCGAACACGGCGGCGCGAGGTCCGATTTCGACGATCTCGCCGAGATACATGACCGCCACGCGATGGCTCACCCGCTCCACGACCGCCATATCGTGAGAGATGAAGAGGAAGGCGAGGTCGAGGCTCTGTTGCAGATCAAGCAACAGGTTACAAACCTGCGCTTTGATCGATACGTCAAGCGCGGAAACCGCCTCGTCGGCAACGATGATCTTTGGGTCGAGCATCAGCGCGCGGGCGATGGCGACGCGCTGCCGCTGACCACCGGAAAACTCGTGGGGAAAACGCCTCATCATCTCGGGCGATAGCCCAACTTTTTCCATCAGTGCGGCGGCCTTGTCGCGCGCTTGCGATGCCGTTCCAAGCCGATGCTGAATAAATGGCTCGACAAGGGCGCTGCCGATGCTCAGTCGCGGATTGAGTGAAGCATATGGATCCTGAAACACCATCTGGATCGAGCGACGCATTTTACGAAGCGAGGAATGATCGAGCTTCATGACATCGTGACCATCAATGACGACGTTGCCGCTAGTCGGATTCAGGAGACGTGTGATTGATCGGCCGGTCGTCGATTTGCCACAACCCGATTCCCCGACGAGTGAGAGGGTTTCTCCTTGGAAGAGGTTGAAGGACACCTTCTCGACCGCGTGCACGGCGCCTGCTTTTCGGCTGAAAAAGCCGGAACGTATGTTGAACCGCATTGTCAGGTCTTTGACATCGAGGATCGGCGCCTTGTGCCGGGCGACAGTATCGTTCACCTCGGCGAGCGGCTGTTCTTCGCCAGTCTTGCTGTCGACGATCGGGAACCGCAATGGCAGTTTCCGGTCCGCCATGGAGCCAAGGCGCGGTACAGCCGAAAGCAGCGCACGCGTGTACGGATGTCTACCCCGATGGAAGATGTCGTCAGTCGCTCCTGTTTCCACCGCATCCCCGCGAAACATGACGATCGTTCGGTCCGCCACTTCCGCCACGACACCCATATCGTGGGTAATGAAAAGGACCGAAGTACCTTCCTCTTCCTGCAGGGTCTTGATGAGATCAAGAATCTGACCCTGGATGGTCACATCCAACGCTGTTGTGGGCTCGTCGGCGATCAGCAGCTTCGGTTTGGAGGCGAGCGCCATGGCGATCATGACGCGCTGACGCATGCCCCCAGAGAACTGATGCGGATATTCGTCGTACCGGCCCTTGGCGTTGGGAATCCGAACCTTTTCAAGCAATCTCAGGACTTCGCCCTTGGCTTCAGCTGCGGAAATTTCTGTATGAACGGTCAGCGCTTCAGCGATCTGCTTGCCGATCGGGATGATCGGATTGAGCGAGGTCATTGGCTCCTGAAAGATCATTGAGATCTCATTGCCGCGGACCTGACGCATTTCCTCTTCCGGGAGCGAAAGGAGATTTCTTCCGGCAAGAATGACCTTCCCTTCCACTTTGCTCGACCGTGCCGCCAGAAGCCGCATGATGGAAAGCGAAGTGACGGATTTGCCGGAGCCGGACTCTCCGACGATCGCCACAGTCTCACCGGGCGCGATATCGAACGAGATATTACGAATGACCTCTTTCCAGCCGTTCTCGATCTTGAATGAGGTCGTCAGATCCTGGACGGAGAGCACCGGGGCAAAGTGGGCCGGAGTTCGGCCGGCGACGCTTTCTTGAATTGGCACGGTCATTGCGCGCTCCTTGTTTTCGGATCGATCGCGTCACGGAGCGCGTCACCAAGTATGTTGAGGGCGAGTACGGTAAGGAGAATGGCAAGCGAAGGAAACACAACGAGCCACCATCCGCTCAGGATGTTTTCGAAACCCTCACGGATCATGCCGCCCCACGTGGCGGTTGGCGGCAGAACGCCAAGGCCGATGAAGGCCAGCGATGCTTCCGTTCGAATGGCGGAGGCCATCCAGAGCGATGCGACGACCACAATGTCCGATAGAATGTTCGGGAGTATATGAACGCCCATGATCCGGAGTGGCGAGAAACCCAGCGACCGTCCCGCCTCAACGAAATCACGCCGTTTCATAGCAATCGTTGGTGCCCGGGCGACGCGAGCGAACGGTGCGGTCTCTGTGATTGCAATCGCGATGATTAGGTTCTCGAAGCTGGCACCGAGCATAGCGGCAACCATCAAGCCCAACAGAAGGGTGGGAAAGGACAGCATGACATCGACGATACCCATCACAATCTGATCGAATATGCCGCCGATGTAGCCTGCCAGAATCCCCAGCGCAGACCCGACCACCATCGCAATCATGACGGACAGAAATCCGATGGATAGCGAGATGCGCGCTCCGTAAAGGAGGCGGGAAAGAACATCTCGGCCATAACTATCGGTTCCCAACCAGAATTGTGCGGAGGGCGGGGTCAGTCGATGAAGAATATTCTGCTTCAAGGGGTCGTATGGCGCGATAAGCGGCGCGAAAACGGCGAGCAAAATAATCAAGGTCAGAAGGCCAATGCCGATCCACGAAAAGCGGTTTCGACGGAATGCCTTCAGGACCGGGTTTGGTTGCCGCTCTGGCGCGGCTTGGGAGACAGCGACGTCGGTCATTGGGCAAGACTCACTCTGGGATCGACGAGGGCGTAAATGAGATCGGTGATCGTATTCACGATGATGACGAAGGTTGCAAAAACGACCATTAGTCCCTGGAGCATCGTGTAATCACGAGACTGCAGTGCGCCCAGTATGAGCTTCCCAAGGCCGGGGCGGGTGAAGACGATCTCGGTCAGAACCGAATTGCCTATCAGGGTGCCGAAATACAGACCTACAACCGTCACGATCGGAATGAGGGCGTTGCCAAGGGCGTGCCGGAGAATGAGGTTCCGTGATCGGACACCCTTGGCGCGTGCGGTGCGAATATAGTCTTCGCCCATGACGTCCAACATGGAGGAGCGGGTGACTCGTGCGATGTAAGCCGTCATGATCAGCCCTAGGTTCAGTGCCGGGAGCAGGAGATTGCGGAGATGATCGACCGGGTCGCTGGTAGCGCGGCTCATCACCGGCAGCCACTGTAGCCAAACCGCGAAAGCCAGGAGCATCAGGATCGCGGAGACGAACCCCGGGAAGGACAAGCCAACGAGCGACAGGATGCGGCTGAGGTAGTCCGGCCATTGATCGCGGCGAACGGCAGCTATCACTCCTAGCGGTACTCCGAGCAACGTCCCGATGATCATCGCGGCTGCGGCGAGTTCAAGTGTATAGGGCAGGACCAGCGCCACCTCTTCCAGCACCGTGCGACCGCTCACCATCGACGTACCGAAATTTCCGGTCAGCATGTCCGAAAGGAAACGCAAATACTGGACGCCGATGGGTTGATCGATCCCAAGCTGTGCACGAAGCGCTTGAAGCGCCGCATCGCTGGCGCGGTCACCCAGCATGGCAACCGCGGCGTCACCCGGTACAAGTCGAACCAGAACAAAAACCATGGTGAGCATGGCGATCAATGTGGGGATCGCCAATAGAAGTCTTCGGATCGCATAACCTATCATGCGGCGGCCCTTTCGATAGAGACGCGACCTGGGCAGAAGGCGTCCAGATTGGAATTTGTCTGACCATGACAGATCAGATCGGCGATAACTCTTCCGACAGAGGGCACAAGTTGGAACCCATGCCCGGAGAAGCCGAAAACATGGATCAAGCCTTCGACTTTTTTCGACAATCCGATGACCGGACGGTGGTCTGACGTCATGGCTTCCATGCCCGCCCAGGTTCTGACGATCCGGACGTTCTGCAGTTCAGGAAAGACCCGGACCGCCGCTTGTACCGACGCCGCCAACGCGACGACATCGACCGCCGCCGACTGCCTGTCGGCGGCAAGCCTGCCTTGCGATCCGCCGCCGATCAGGAGGGTGCCTTGGGATGTCTGCTTCAATGAAAGCTTCTTGCCGAACGAGCTGACGACCGGGCTGATTTTCGGGACGCTACGTTCCGTCACGACCATCATTGAGGTTCGGATCGCATGCTGTAGCGGATCTCCCGCGAGAGCCGAGACGTGATCCGCCCACGCGCCTGCCGCGTTGACGACGAGTTCGACTTCGAATGCGCCGCACGTCGTCTCGACGCGCCAACCGTTTTCCGATCGGATCATGGAGATCACCAGGCATTCTTCGGCGATCTTCACTCCGGCCTTGATGGCTGCGTCCCGGAATGCCCGGACAGCGCGATGCGGATCGGCGGAGCCGTCGCTCGACACCCAGGCGCCGCCCAGACAGTGGGCAGACAGACCGGGCAGAAGGCGTTGCATTTCCTCAGGGCCGACAAGCTTCTCGTGATGATGTCCCATGGCTTCCAGCCGCTTGATGCGCGCCTCGATCTCGTTCAGAGACTGTTCGTCTTCCGCAACCTGTAACTGGCCGCAGGCGACGAAACCGCAGTCGTCACCGACGAGAGCTTCCATGCCATGCCAGGCTTCGGCAGCCTCGATGCTTAGGGGCAGTTCCGCTACATCCCGACCAAGTGTTCGCACGCCTGCGGCGGTTGCGCCGGAAGCGTGGCTTCCGAGAAAATGTCGCTCGACGAGGTGTACAGATACACCTCGTTGCGCTGCTTGCAGAGCGGCCGAAATACCGTGAAGACCACCTCCTATGACCAGGACGTCCGCATTCATGTCGCACCTGCCACATCTTCCAGAGACGCGATTTCGCCAAGCGTAATCGGCTTGAGCGGCGGACGGATATGGAAGAAGTTCACGTCCTTGATCGGGAGATCATGAACCTCGGCCAGTAGTGCCTGGACCGTATAGCCGCATTGGCGACCCTGACAGGGCCCCATTCCGCAGCGCGTAGCAGCTTTGACTGCGCTCGGATCGGCGGGGCTGTTACGGGCGGCAGCTCGGATGGCCCCCGCAGTGACTTCTTCGCATCGACATACGACGACATCGTCGTCGAGCCGGTTCCGTGGAGGCGGGTACATAGCATCGAGGAACGGACGCAATGCGAAGGCTCTTTTACGGCGCTGATCGAGCTTAGATGCGCGGCGAAGGTTCTCTGTTTCTGAAGAAATTCCAAGTCTGCTGGCAATTCCAAGCGCAGCGATTTCTCCGGAGATAGTCGCGGCAAGCCAGCCCCCAATTCCGCCCGCATCACCTGCAACGAAAAGCCCTTCGCGACTGGTTTCTCCCCATCGATCTAGCTTCGCCGCCAGATATCCCTGCTCCTCGTTCCAGTGGTGATCACAGTTCAGCGCCAGGGTCTCATGGATACGCGGCACGATACCTTCATGGACCAACAGCACGTCCGCTTCAACGCGATGACGCTTTCCCTTCGCTTCCCATGTGAGATACTTCAGACACTGGTCGCCGTCGGCTCGCAGGTCAGAGAAACCCCGAACCATCATGCCGCTACGTTTTATGTCGCGGAGCCAGCGCAGTCCTTTGAGCAGGCCGCCGAAGTCCCTCCAGGCTCGCGGCAATCGACTTACGGCAGACAATTTCGGGGATGCCGCAGTATCGAGATAGCCGGCTATACGTCCACCAAGATTCAGGAACTGGGTGGCATAGAGGAGTGGCAATGGTCCTGCACCGGCGATCCAGACCTTGCCTTCTGGCAACATTCCACCAGATTTCAGAAGGATCTGGGCGGCTCCCACCGTCATAACTCCTGGCAGCGTCCAACCTTCAAACGGTACAGGTCGTTCTTGTGCGCCGTTTGAGAGCAGCACCGCGCGAGCCGTGATACGACGCGCCTTGCCCTCCGATGTAAGGAAAAGGCTCCAGGAGTCTTCAATCTGCCAGACTTGAGTTGACGGGAGATATTCCACGCCGGATGCGCGAAAAGCCGCGGTAAGCGCCTGACCTTTCTGGTAGTCTGTGCCAAGAGCTTCAAAAACCGGGCTTTTTACGTTGCGCTCGACACCGCGGAATATCTGCCCTCCCGGCGATGGTT includes:
- a CDS encoding D-lysopine dehydrogenase/D-octopine dehydrogenase, with translation MAVLIIGAGTLGCALTADLCNRDREVSLWTHPHHSGNSANLRDQGLKAKGAVSGHFWPTVHSDLGAALKSARSVFVTIPSKAGAREELSSYLNHYDLTEKLLFWLPGHMSSLLGNPIATAATIEASTAPYGCRWEDGAIYVKAIKNIIEIASLNPLSEETRDEVSSLFPRGVEWRANILDVALLNTNVIFHPATVIMNADRIRNQEDFYFYKGGMTKEVCDKMELLDEVRIKIVERFGFQVLRTIDLDNRWYGMNEPDLESFACNSPSHNATKGVPKDMKHRYLTEDCRILPLFKELALMFDIDTSAIDWVLDNASELANEDFNETGITLEKLGMGELSPEHLTAKWGALYLKMC
- a CDS encoding ABC transporter permease → MIGYAIRRLLLAIPTLIAMLTMVFVLVRLVPGDAAVAMLGDRASDAALQALRAQLGIDQPIGVQYLRFLSDMLTGNFGTSMVSGRTVLEEVALVLPYTLELAAAAMIIGTLLGVPLGVIAAVRRDQWPDYLSRILSLVGLSFPGFVSAILMLLAFAVWLQWLPVMSRATSDPVDHLRNLLLPALNLGLIMTAYIARVTRSSMLDVMGEDYIRTARAKGVRSRNLILRHALGNALIPIVTVVGLYFGTLIGNSVLTEIVFTRPGLGKLILGALQSRDYTMLQGLMVVFATFVIIVNTITDLIYALVDPRVSLAQ
- a CDS encoding FAD-binding oxidoreductase, whose product is MNADVLVIGGGLHGISAALQAAQRGVSVHLVERHFLGSHASGATAAGVRTLGRDVAELPLSIEAAEAWHGMEALVGDDCGFVACGQLQVAEDEQSLNEIEARIKRLEAMGHHHEKLVGPEEMQRLLPGLSAHCLGGAWVSSDGSADPHRAVRAFRDAAIKAGVKIAEECLVISMIRSENGWRVETTCGAFEVELVVNAAGAWADHVSALAGDPLQHAIRTSMMVVTERSVPKISPVVSSFGKKLSLKQTSQGTLLIGGGSQGRLAADRQSAAVDVVALAASVQAAVRVFPELQNVRIVRTWAGMEAMTSDHRPVIGLSKKVEGLIHVFGFSGHGFQLVPSVGRVIADLICHGQTNSNLDAFCPGRVSIERAAA
- a CDS encoding isopentenyl transferase; protein product: MDLRLIFGPTCTGKTSTAVALAQQTGLPVLSLDRVQCCPQLSTGSGRPTVEELKGTSRLYLDDRPLVKGIIAAKQAHERLMGEVYNYEAHGGLILEGGSISLLKCMAQSSYWSADFRWHIIRHELADEETFMKVAKARVKQMLRPAAGLSIIQELVDLWKEPRLRPILKEIDGYRYAMLFASQNQITSDMLLQLDADMEDKLIHGIAQEYLIHARRQEQKFPRVNAAAYDGFEGHPFGMY
- a CDS encoding ABC transporter ATP-binding protein produces the protein MTVPIQESVAGRTPAHFAPVLSVQDLTTSFKIENGWKEVIRNISFDIAPGETVAIVGESGSGKSVTSLSIMRLLAARSSKVEGKVILAGRNLLSLPEEEMRQVRGNEISMIFQEPMTSLNPIIPIGKQIAEALTVHTEISAAEAKGEVLRLLEKVRIPNAKGRYDEYPHQFSGGMRQRVMIAMALASKPKLLIADEPTTALDVTIQGQILDLIKTLQEEEGTSVLFITHDMGVVAEVADRTIVMFRGDAVETGATDDIFHRGRHPYTRALLSAVPRLGSMADRKLPLRFPIVDSKTGEEQPLAEVNDTVARHKAPILDVKDLTMRFNIRSGFFSRKAGAVHAVEKVSFNLFQGETLSLVGESGCGKSTTGRSITRLLNPTSGNVVIDGHDVMKLDHSSLRKMRRSIQMVFQDPYASLNPRLSIGSALVEPFIQHRLGTASQARDKAAALMEKVGLSPEMMRRFPHEFSGGQRQRVAIARALMLDPKIIVADEAVSALDVSIKAQVCNLLLDLQQSLDLAFLFISHDMAVVERVSHRVAVMYLGEIVEIGPRAAVFENPQHPYTKKLMAAVPVPDPARRRIRRGIASDELKSPVRPIGYEPPARQYREVSEGHLVRMDETN
- a CDS encoding NAD(P)-binding domain-containing protein, encoding MKATIAGAGAIAMGYAAFLLQRGHDVSVWSPSGQRTKALVEGAPLKVTGVITGEFHPGVCRNAKDLAEGDVIVLALPAYGHRFVLDSLIPHLEQRHTIIISAHLSFSALYLSKKLAERGTVIPIVVWNTTVLTSKAQSPTEVKIGAIRGKVDIAAVPVSCSVSSQETCAQLFGDRFAVKDDILTIVLSNTNPESHLATALCNLTRIERKESWGQRTNVTPTVGRLVEAIDRERLAIASAYGKLVPSILDHFAKSFGITADSVAEASAILVERGNDPLGPADTETRYVLEDVPFGLVPAIQLAELADVDVPLHRSGVEILNACYGRSLSGDNNLLGELDFDTMAAVQCLVPNGYNAKGKIAQTSYT
- a CDS encoding ABC transporter permease — encoded protein: MTDVAVSQAAPERQPNPVLKAFRRNRFSWIGIGLLTLIILLAVFAPLIAPYDPLKQNILHRLTPPSAQFWLGTDSYGRDVLSRLLYGARISLSIGFLSVMIAMVVGSALGILAGYIGGIFDQIVMGIVDVMLSFPTLLLGLMVAAMLGASFENLIIAIAITETAPFARVARAPTIAMKRRDFVEAGRSLGFSPLRIMGVHILPNILSDIVVVASLWMASAIRTEASLAFIGLGVLPPTATWGGMIREGFENILSGWWLVVFPSLAILLTVLALNILGDALRDAIDPKTRSAQ